The proteins below come from a single Solanum stenotomum isolate F172 unplaced genomic scaffold, ASM1918654v1 scaffold19785, whole genome shotgun sequence genomic window:
- the LOC125850842 gene encoding gallate 1-beta-glucosyltransferase 84A24-like, with the protein MASPSQNTKSSLVHIFLVSFPGQGNVNPFLRLAKRLASKGMLVTFSAPEHVGKEMRAVDVNLIIDQPTPYGDGMIRFEFFEDGPSNQSMIEDFDLRMKMLEQAGRRNLTKILKKQDDEGRPVSCIVNNPFFPWVYEIAESLGIPNALLWVQSCACFSIYYHYHFNLVPFPSELEPEKDVILANMPVLKYDDLPTFLLHSSGFELVLKRVMLDQFNILSKPFCILVDSFQELEHEVVRHMSKICPIRTIGPLLFNDPKIISPIRGDCTKIEEDCIEWLDSRPTSSVVYISFGSVAVPDQEQTDEIAFGLLNSGISFLWVMKPPPAYSVFQPVVLPDGFLSKVGGRGKIVTWCPQEQVLSHPSIAFFLTHCGWNSSMEAISSGVPIMAYPQWGDQTTNAKYLVDVFKMGIRLSRGENGSKIITREEIEKCLREATSDDSKVAEMKENAHKWKKQAEEAVAVRGSSAINIQAFVDELKNTHAKKQEENAQ; encoded by the coding sequence ATGGCTTCTCCATCACAAAACACAAAAAGTAGTCTTGTCCATATCTTTCTTGTCTCATTTCCAGGTCAAGGCAATGTTAACCCTTTTCTCAGACTAGCGAAACGCCTTGCTAGCAAGGGCATGTTGGTCACTTTCTCTGCACCCGAACATGTTGGCAAAGAGATGAGAGCCGTCGATGTGAACTTGATCATCGACCAACCAACTCCTTACGGAGATGGTATGATCAGGTTTGAATTCTTCGAGGATGGACCCTCGAATCAATCCATGATCGAGGATTTTGACTTGAGGATGAAAATGCTTGAGCAAGCCGGACGAAGGAACTTGACTAAAATCCTGAAGAAACAGGATGACGAAGGTCGTCCTGTTTCTTGTATAGTCAACAATCCATTTTTTCCATGGGTATATGAAATTGCTGAGAGTCTTGGAATACCTAACGCGTTGCTTTGGGTTCAATCTTGTGCTTGCTTTTCGATATATTACCATTATCATTTCAATCTAGTGCCTTTTCCAAGTGAACTCGAACCTGAAAAGGATGTCATCCTAGCTAACATGCCTGTTTTGAAATACGATGATCTGCCTACGTTCCTACTCCATTCAAGTGGCTTCGAATTAGTGTTGAAACGGGTTATGTTGGATCAATTCAACATTTTATCCAAACCTTTTTGCATACTGGTGGACTCATTCCAAGAACTTGAACATGAGGTGGTAAGGCATATGTCGAAAATTTGCCCCATTAGAACTATTGGTCCCTTGTTATTCAATGACCCTAAAATCATTAGCCCCATTCGCGGTGATTGCACAAAAATCGAGGAGGATTGCATCGAGTGGCTTGACTCGAGGCCAACATCTTCAGTTGTTTACATTTCATTTGGTAGTGTTGCTGTTCCTGATCAAGAACAAACAGATGAGATCGCGTTTGGACTATTAAATTCGGGGATATCTTTCTTATGGGTCATGAAGCCACCCCCTGCCTATTCTGTTTTTCAGCCTGTTGTGTTACCTGATGGTTTTCTTTCGAAAGTCGGTGGAAGGGGGAAAATAGTGACATGGTGTCCACAAGAACAAGTCTTGTCTCACCCTTCTATCGCATTTTTTCTCACACATTGTGGATGGAATTCGTCAATGGAGGCAATTTCAAGTGGCGTCCCCATCATGGCTTACCCTCAATGGGGTGATCAAACCACGAACGCGAAGTATTTGGTTGATGTATTCAAAATGGGGATCAGATTAAGCAGGGGTGAGAATGGGAGTAAGATAATTACAAGGGAGGAGATCGAGAAATGCTTGCGTGAAGCCACTAGTGATGATTCGAAGGTAGCAGAGATGAAAGAAAATGCGCACAAGTGGAAGAAACAAGCAGAGGAAGCAGTGGCAGTGCGCGGCTCCTCTGCTATCAATATCCAAGCATTTGTGGATGAGTTGAAAAATACCCATGCcaagaaacaagaagaaaacGCCCAATGA
- the LOC125850853 gene encoding protein PHLOEM PROTEIN 2-LIKE A5-like isoform X2 has protein sequence MSHTFSSEILKYDAFLSFRGEDTRRTFVSHLYNALIQGGIDVFKDDERLETGKSISDERPKVIEESKFAIVIFSESYASSKWCLDELAHIMKCRKELDQIVIPIFYNVDPSDVRHQTQTFAESFSQHEEKYKDDIEKIQRWRDAFAESGKISGYHLQNYKDEADCIKKVVDRLMSVLHNESDDDDDDDVRAFIRGMDIKSPILIDGGKMSFSLDKKRKKCFMIAARGLDIEWSHKPKYWKWLSHSDSRFAEVAKLKKVYWLEIQGKIDSRRLSKRTKYVAYLVFKLENQFYGLETVNAVVRFVDSVSEKDAEKQASVVHFAGRGPRETLPFKRGDGWMELKMGDFFNDAGEDGYVDARLIETKKLDEKSGLIVQGVEFRPE, from the exons ATGTCACACACTTTTTCTTCTGAAATTCTCAAGTACGATGCATTTCTGAGTTTTAGAGGTGAAGATACACGAAGAACATTCGTGAGTCATCTCTATAACGCTTTAATACAAGGAGGAATCGATGTTTTCAAAGACGATGAACGTCTAGAAACCGGAAAATCAATTTCTGATGAACGACCAAAAGTCATAGAAGAGTCTAAATTTGCTATAGTGATATTTTCTGAAAGCTATGCATCGTCAAAATGGTGTTTAGACGAGCTTGCACACATCATGAAGTGTCGAAAGGAATTGGACCAAATCGTAATTCCTATTTTCTATAATGTGGATCCATCGGATGTGCGTCATCAAACTCAAACTTTTGCTGAGTCTTTTTCCCAACATGAGGAAAAATACAAAGACGATATCGAGAAGATTCAAAGATGGAGGGATGCATTTGCGGAGTCTGGGAAAATATCAGGGTATCATTTGCAAAATTATAA GGATGAGGCAGATTGCATCAAAAAAGTTGTTGACAGACTAATGTCAGTATTGCATAATGAATCTGATGACGATGATGACGATGATGTTCGTGCCTTCATACGGGGCATGGACATTAAATCTCCAATTCTTATCGATGGAGGCAAAATg AGTTTTTCGTTGGATAAGAAGAGGAAGAAATGTTTTATGATAGCAGCAAGGGGACTTGATATTGAATGGAGTCATAAACCAAAGTATTGGAAATGGTTATCTCACTCTGACTCCAG ATTCGCGGAAGTGGCTAAACTCAAGAAGGTCTATTGGCTTGAAATTCAAGGCAAAATTGATTCTCGAAGACTGTCAAAAAGAACCAAATATGTTGCTTATCTAGTGTTCAAATTGGAAAATCAATTCTATGGCCTTGAAACTGTTAATGCAGTTGTTAGATTTGTTGATTCTGTGAGTGAAAAAGATGCGGAGAAACAAGCTAGTGTTGTGCATTTTGCAGGACGAGGACCTAGAGAAACGCTACCCTTCAAAAGAGGTGATGGATGGATGGAATTAAAAATGGGAGACTTTTTCAATGATGCAGGAGAAGATGGATATGTTGATGCGCGATTAATAGAAACTAAGAAACTCGATGAAAAAAGTGGCCTCATTGTTCAAGGAGTGGAGTTTCGTCCCGAATGA